The proteins below are encoded in one region of uncultured Desulfovibrio sp.:
- the rpsM gene encoding 30S ribosomal protein S13, with translation MARIAGVDLPRGKRVDIALTYIYGIGRTTALKILDTTGVNWERSIDDLSADEVNEIRKELEQNYKVEGDLRREVSSNIKRLMDIGCYRGLRHRRGLPVHGQRTHTNARTRKGPRRGAVGKKK, from the coding sequence GTGGCGAGAATTGCAGGTGTTGATTTGCCTCGCGGCAAACGGGTGGACATTGCGCTCACCTATATTTATGGCATTGGCCGCACCACGGCCCTCAAGATTCTGGATACCACCGGGGTCAACTGGGAACGCAGCATTGACGACCTTTCCGCTGATGAAGTGAACGAGATCCGTAAGGAACTCGAACAGAACTACAAGGTGGAAGGCGATCTTCGTCGCGAAGTTTCCAGCAATATCAAGCGCCTCATGGATATCGGCTGCTACCGTGGCCTTCGTCATCGCCGCGGCCTGCCCGTGCATGGTCAGCGCACCCACACCAACGCCCGTACCCGCAAGGGTCCCCGTCGTGGCGCTGTGGGCAAGAAGAAGTAG
- the rpmJ gene encoding 50S ribosomal protein L36, with protein MKVRPSVKKICPKCKVIRRKGVLRVICENPRHKQRQG; from the coding sequence ATGAAAGTCAGACCTTCCGTCAAGAAAATATGCCCCAAGTGCAAGGTGATCCGGCGCAAGGGTGTGCTTCGAGTTATCTGCGAAAACCCCCGGCACAAGCAGCGCCAGGGCTAG
- the map gene encoding type I methionyl aminopeptidase: MKKYQGAFIKNEHEIARLREANRMVANILDAIGDEVAPGLTTMRFEEIARDMCADYKVKPAFLGYCGYPYATCCSVNEQVVHGFPSPRLLEEGDIVSVDMGVVFEGFVGDAARTFPVGKVSDEVRRLMQVTEESLYVGIEQARAGNDVFAIGRAVQAHVEAAGFGVVRRFVGHGVGSRMHEKPEVPNFNPGMRGLTLQNGMVIAIEPMVTMGTYEVDILDDDWTAVTRDGKWAAHFEHSVAITHDGPRILSISDRGLNKRTIGS, translated from the coding sequence ATGAAAAAGTATCAGGGTGCATTCATCAAGAACGAGCATGAAATTGCCCGCCTGCGCGAAGCCAATCGCATGGTGGCCAACATTCTCGATGCCATCGGCGACGAAGTCGCCCCTGGCCTGACGACGATGCGCTTTGAAGAGATAGCCCGCGACATGTGCGCGGACTACAAGGTGAAACCGGCCTTTCTCGGTTATTGCGGCTACCCCTATGCCACCTGCTGTTCCGTCAATGAGCAGGTTGTTCACGGTTTTCCTTCCCCGCGGCTGCTTGAGGAAGGCGATATCGTGAGCGTGGATATGGGCGTGGTGTTCGAGGGCTTCGTGGGCGATGCCGCGCGCACCTTTCCGGTGGGCAAGGTAAGCGACGAAGTCCGCCGGCTCATGCAGGTCACCGAGGAAAGTCTGTACGTGGGCATTGAACAGGCCCGCGCCGGGAATGATGTCTTTGCCATCGGCCGGGCGGTGCAGGCTCATGTGGAAGCGGCCGGTTTCGGAGTTGTGCGGCGCTTTGTCGGCCATGGTGTCGGCTCGCGCATGCACGAAAAGCCGGAAGTGCCCAACTTCAATCCGGGCATGCGGGGCCTGACCCTGCAGAACGGTATGGTCATCGCCATTGAACCCATGGTGACCATGGGAACCTATGAAGTGGACATTCTGGATGACGACTGGACAGCTGTGACACGGGACGGCAAGTGGGCTGCCCATTTTGAGCACAGCGTCGCCATCACGCATGACGGACCGCGCATCCTCAGCATCTCGGATCGCGGCCTGAACAAGCGGACGATAGGCAGTTGA
- the secY gene encoding preprotein translocase subunit SecY — translation MASGTVNNMDGQRSLVKRLGWTFLLLCCYRIGVHVPVPGVNTEALKAFVDSMAGTLFGMFDMFSGGALSNVSVFALGVMPYISASIIMQLLQVVSPDIKRMAKEEGQAGRRKITQYTRYLTVLITLVQGLGIAVGLESMSSPTGASIVLDPGWNFRMMTMITFTTGSMLVMWFGEQITERGIGNGISLIIFCGIVVGIPRGIMQSIELIRSGSMSIFIAICVVLLMAVVLTAIVFIERAQRRIPVSYAKRQIGRKMYGGQNTHLPLRLNTAGVIPPIFASSLLLFPATVGQFATNEYVKRAADFFAPHSVMYNVLYVALIFFFCYFYTAIIFDPKDMAENLKKNGGFIPGIRPGERTQEYIDTVLSRLTLSGGVYIAIVSVLPMLMYSWFNVPFYFGGTSLLILVGVAMDFMNQIESHMISSQYQGLMNKARKSGRM, via the coding sequence ATGGCATCTGGAACCGTGAACAATATGGACGGGCAGCGTTCGCTCGTCAAACGTCTCGGTTGGACGTTCCTGCTTCTGTGCTGCTACCGCATCGGCGTCCATGTGCCGGTGCCCGGTGTGAACACCGAAGCGCTCAAGGCCTTTGTGGACAGCATGGCGGGCACGCTTTTCGGCATGTTCGACATGTTCTCGGGGGGGGCGCTGTCCAACGTTTCCGTCTTTGCCCTCGGCGTCATGCCCTATATCTCGGCGTCCATCATCATGCAGCTGCTGCAGGTGGTCAGCCCGGACATCAAGCGCATGGCCAAGGAAGAAGGGCAGGCGGGGCGCCGCAAGATCACCCAGTATACCCGTTACCTGACAGTGCTCATCACCCTGGTGCAGGGGCTGGGCATTGCCGTGGGTCTCGAGTCCATGAGCAGCCCCACCGGCGCGTCCATCGTGCTTGATCCGGGCTGGAACTTCCGCATGATGACCATGATCACCTTTACCACCGGCTCCATGCTGGTCATGTGGTTTGGTGAACAGATCACGGAGCGCGGTATCGGCAACGGTATCTCGCTGATCATCTTCTGCGGTATTGTGGTGGGGATTCCGCGCGGCATCATGCAGTCCATCGAGCTTATCCGCTCGGGCAGCATGTCCATCTTCATTGCCATCTGCGTGGTGCTGCTCATGGCCGTGGTGCTGACTGCCATCGTCTTCATTGAACGGGCGCAGCGCCGCATCCCCGTGAGCTATGCCAAGCGCCAGATCGGCCGCAAGATGTACGGCGGGCAGAATACCCATCTGCCTCTGCGGCTCAATACCGCCGGGGTTATTCCGCCCATCTTCGCCTCGTCGCTGCTGCTTTTCCCGGCAACGGTGGGGCAGTTCGCCACCAATGAATACGTGAAGCGCGCGGCAGACTTCTTTGCCCCGCATTCCGTGATGTATAACGTTCTCTATGTGGCCCTCATCTTCTTCTTCTGCTACTTCTACACGGCCATCATCTTTGATCCCAAGGACATGGCCGAAAACCTGAAGAAGAACGGCGGCTTCATTCCGGGCATTCGTCCCGGGGAGAGAACGCAGGAGTATATTGACACGGTGCTTTCCCGCCTGACCCTGTCCGGCGGTGTCTACATTGCCATCGTGTCCGTCCTGCCCATGCTCATGTACAGCTGGTTCAATGTGCCGTTCTATTTCGGCGGCACCAGCCTGCTCATCCTCGTGGGCGTGGCCATGGACTTCATGAATCAGATTGAGTCTCACATGATTTCCAGTCAGTATCAGGGTCTCATGAACAAGGCCCGCAAGAGCGGCCGAATGTAA